The Tripterygium wilfordii isolate XIE 37 chromosome 17, ASM1340144v1, whole genome shotgun sequence genome has a window encoding:
- the LOC119983173 gene encoding E3 ubiquitin-protein ligase RFI2-like, with product MADSNETDRGLSLDRLVDDHRDVDRELPSSCISCSICLDSVEDNGVRSTAKLQCGHGFHLDCIGSAFNMKGAMQCPNCRKVERGQWLYATGPVQSLPELSMDNLIAGEDVYDLSYSEMPFRVHWCPLGDLAQLGSSFEEVETPSTMFQNVQGHPPIFADQAAISSVAHSYVTYVAPIPPTSSGPIDTVADSYSSRPWNGASRRSEIFNLLASPALTSQYHGWSSYSTPLPLSGGHSTDADRNPVPPLTLRSSTGGVETVTMPRALTQPFVFHHGSGPRGGSSLATPTIPCHSVGSVQNSESNHVFHPFPYQQQSNHPQGMPSLQGHGHGIRRFDVPRSTTMAVPAPPHHDHNGGFYMVPPSLSAHNPHEAGFLLSNHLSRFPNPSIDRDGGSGPFHHIPGHFSRNRTGSGWPRR from the exons ATGGCGGACTCGAATGAGACTGATCGTGGCCTTAGTCTGGATCGTCTAGTGGATGATCATCGTGATGTTGATCGAGAGCTTCCATCTTCTTGCATTAGCTGCTCGATTTGCTTGGATTCGGTGGAAGACAATGGAGTTAGATCCACGGCTAAGCTGCAATGCGGTCATGGATTCCATCTCG ACTGTATTGGTTCAGCATTTAATATGAAGGGGGCAATGCAATGCCCTAATTGTCGAAAAGTTGAGAGAGGCCAATGGCTGTACGCAACTGGGCCAGTTCAATCACTTCCTGAGTTGAGCATGGATAACTTGATTGCTGGTGAAGATGTCTATGATCTAAGCTACTCTGAAATG CCATTTCGAGTTCATTGGTGCCCATTGGGTGATTTAGCACAACTTGGTTCATCATTTGA GGAAGTGGAGACTCCATCGACCATGT TTCAAAACGTGCAGGGACATCCTCCAATATTTGCTGATCAGGCGGCTATATCATCCGTGGCTCACTCATATGTCACATATGTTGCTCCAATCCCACCCACATCCTCTGGACCTATTGATACTGTTGCAGATTCCTACTCCAGTCGTCCTTGGAATGGTGCATCCAGACGCAGTGAGATCTTTAATCTCCTTGCATCTCCTGCTTTAACTAGCCAATACCATGGTTGGAGCAGTTATTCCACTCCTCTGCCCCTCTCTGGTGGCCATAGCACGGATGCTGATAGAAATCCTGTCCCACCTTTAACATTGAGATCTTCAACGGGGGGAGTTGAAACTGTGACAATGCCCAGGGCATTAACACAACCATTTGTCTTTCATCATGG GTCCGGTCCTAGAGGTGGGAGCTCACTTGCCACACCAACCATTCCTTGTCACTCTGTTGGCAGTGTTCAGAACAGTGAAAGCAACCATGTATTCCATCCCTTTCCTTATCAGCAGCAGTCTAACCATCCTCAGGGCATGCCCTCACTTCAAGGCCATGGCCATGGCATCAGAAGGTTTGATGTTCCAAGGAGCACGACTATGGCAGTGCCAGCACCTCCACATCATGACCATAATGGTGGCTTCTATATGGTTCCTCCAAGTTTATCTGCCCATAATCCTCATGAAGCAGGTTTTCTTTTATCAAATCATCTCTCTCGTTTTCCGAACCCCTCAATTGATAGGGACGGAGGTTCGGGACCATTTCATCACATTCCTGGTCACTTTTCCAGAAACAGAACTGGCAGTGGTTGGCCAAGACGCTAA
- the LOC119981691 gene encoding probable E3 ubiquitin-protein ligase BAH1-like 1: MKFCKQYQEYMQGQEKKLPVLGFKKLKKILKKCRRDFQSQEDHERCHDVQSCPQHCPVCDGTFFPYLLNEMSEVVGCFNERARKLLELHLASGFRKYFIWFKGKLRGNHGALIQEGKDLVTYAVINAIAIRKILKKYDKVHYSKQGQAFKSHVQSMHIEILQSPWLCELMAFHINLRNSKVNSRVPPALFDGCLLTFNDGKPSLSCELFDSIKIDIDLTCSICLDTVFDPVSLTCGHIFCYMCACSASSVTIVDGLKAAKPKEKCPLCREAGVYDGAVHLEELNILLSRSCPEYWEQRLQMERVERLQQAKEHWESQCRAFMGV; encoded by the exons ATGAAGTTTTGCAAGCAATACCAGGAGTACATGCAAGGGCAGGAGAAGAAGTTACCTGTGCTTGGATtcaagaagctcaaaaagataTTGAAGAAGTGCAGGAGGGATTTCCAGTCGCAGGAAGATCATGAGCGATGCCACGATGTCCAATCTTGCCCTCAACATTGTCCAG TGTGTGATGGGACCTTCTTCCCTTATCTTCTCAATGAGATGTCTGAAGTGGTTGGCTGCTTCAATGAGCGTGCAAGAAAACTTCTTGAGCTGCATCTGGCCTCTGGGTTTCGAAAATACTTCATATGGTTCAAAGGCAAGCTAAGAGGGAACCATGGTGCCTTGATTCAAGAAGGCAAGGATTTGGTTACCTATGCAGTGATCAATGCCATTGCCATTCGAAAAATACTAAAGAAATATGATAag GTTCATTACTCCAAGCAAGGGCAAGCCTTCAAGTCACATGTTCAGAGTATGCACATTGAGATTCTTCAGTCTCCATGGCTTTGTGAACTAATGGCTTTCCACATCAATCTAAGAAACTCTAAAGTCAATTCAAGGGTGCCTCCTGCTCTGTTTGATGGGTGTTTGCTCACATTCAATGATGGCAAACCATCACTCTCCTGTGAGCTCTTTGATTCTATCAAGATCGATATTGATTTAACTTGCTCAATATGCTTG GATACTGTTTTTGATCCAGTTTCTCTCACATGTGGCCATATATTCTGCTACATGTGTGCTTGCTCTGCTTCATCAGTGACCATTGTTGACGGACTAAAGGCAGCGAAGCCTAAAGAAAAATGCCCTCTATGTAGGGAG GCAGGAGTTTATGACGGTGCCGTACATTTGGAAGAACTCAACATTTTATTAAGCAGAAG CTGCCCAGAATATTGGGAGCAAAGGCTTCAGATGGAAAGGGTAGAGAGGCTTCAGCAGGCAAAGGAGCATTGGGAATCCCAGTGCCGGGCATTCATGGGTGTATAA
- the LOC119982656 gene encoding uncharacterized protein LOC119982656 has product MAADTVFHIYRNLGDYLSWSITPSSLFNTKNKASLLPHRSCWEDLPDGIVENIFQRLSTFNRIRMSAVSKSCLRQMKDIRPAPQLPWLLMNDWKFFDLYDGRVGDLKVDKRFKQGWFIGSSRGWLIFAQKSFTYLPWNHIYKAKQYMKENWPSFYSYSSHIISKIKEPTVEAEFFLLNPISKALHQLPCLTAIPVYKHQRHHYLCQCNRECSFKQIAISSSDISQLIVAAVINPDNTEDSIPRLVVCRPGRDKQWTIFSDNGDQVNIGNIYFYRGTLLVLCCCRQGHVNKDYTVVLGEGEAVRIKIVCIGRAASSTLKIPNRVSTAMEEGQEALYIGVPYAVESTQGELLSVIKTTGVFMIKSSVFEFFRTCSFNVFKIDPDTGDSQKMHDIGDQVIFLGGSSCQTFSARDLQLEGIRGNCIYFVEDYLKCRESGIYYLDDGKFERSLPVADFPSGMFLAWFMPNL; this is encoded by the coding sequence ATGGCTGCTGATACAGTTTTTCATATTTACAGAAATTTAGGAGACTATTTGTCTTGGAGTATTACACCATCTTCCTTGTTCAATACCAAGAACAAAGCATCACTGCTGCCTCATCGTAGTTGCTGGGAAGACCTCCCGGACGGCATAGTCGAGAATATCTTCCAGCGTTTATCAACATTCAATCGCATTCGAATGAGTGCTGTTAGCAAGTCTTGTCTTCGACAGATGAAGGATATCCGTCCTGCTCCTCAACTTCCATGGTTATTGATGAATGACTGGAAATTCTTCGACTTGTACGATGGCAGAGTTGGTGACCTCAAAGTGGACAAAAGGTTCAAACAAGGTTGGTTCATTGGATCTTCAAGAGGCTGGTTGATTTTTGCACAGAAAAGTTTTACTTATCTCCCATGGAATCACATCTACAAAGCCAAGCAATATATGAAGGAAAATTGGCCATCTTTTTATTCTTATTCTTCTCATATAATTTCAAAGATCAAAGAACCAACAGTAGAAGCCGAATTCTTTCTCTTGAATCCGATTTCAAAAGCCTTGCACCAGCTACCTTGCTTGACAGCAATCCCAGTTTACAAACACCAAAGACATCACTACTTATGCCAATGCAATCGCGAATGTTCTTTTAAGCAAATTGCCATCTCTTCTTCCGACATATCACAACTTATTGTTGCTGCTGTTATCAATCCCGACAATACTGAGGATTCTATACCAAGATTGGTAGTCTGTAGACCAGGCAGAGACAAGCAATGGACGATCTTCAGCGACAACGGGGACCAGGTCAACATTGGAAACATCTATTTTTATAGAGGAACATTGTTAGTGTTATGTTGCTGCAGGCAAGGGCATGTTAACAAGGATTACACTGTTGTCTTAGGAGAAGGTGAAGCTGTGAGAATAAAGATCGTTTGCATTGGCAGAGCAGCATCCAGCACTTTAAAAATTCCTAATCGAGTTAGTACTGCCATGGAAGAGGGCCAAGAGGCACTGTATATTGGAGTTCCATACGCAGTTGAGTCAACACAAGGAGAATTGTTATCCGTCATCAAAACCACCGGAGTTTTTATGATCAAAAGTTCTGTCTTTGAATTTTTCCGGACATGTAGTTTTAATGTGTTCAAGATAGATCCAGATACCGGAGATTCTCAGAAGATGCATGATATAGGTGATCAAGTGATATTTTTGGGCGGTAGCAGTTGTCAAACATTTTCAGCTAGAGATCTTCAGCTTGAAGGCATTCGGGGAAACTGTATCTACTTTGTAGAAGACTATTTGAAGTGTCGTGAATCGGGAATTTACTACTTAGATGATGGCAAGTTCGAACGCTCTTTACCTGTAGCAGACTTTCCATCGGGGATGTTTTTAGCTTGGTTCATGCCAAATCTGTAA